Proteins encoded by one window of Antechinus flavipes isolate AdamAnt ecotype Samford, QLD, Australia chromosome 4, AdamAnt_v2, whole genome shotgun sequence:
- the TREML1 gene encoding trem-like transcript 1 protein — MSFTLLLLFLLGMTGCRAEDAPEVLQTTAGSSISLQCHYDPEDARARKVWCQFSLVKCQLLVTSAVDRRRPGSKKAYLTDLGEGLLEVVMNDVQVEDSGKYGCMVETSTGLRPLNTFILQVSSPDSREDEEDDDYWRETLTLAPMGYPASSPTFSPMEPNREDWSIPLIWGSVLLLSLLLVAAVALAVIAGRRGGKLNICARSQNREAPALDTWTPAEETSTIPYVKLETPPSLDDTTYTNLPLGPPTGKPPPPPPPTKSEPKVHFSSKPVTYATVVFPPGAEAGEVPTQLDQEQTDLQKQSNS, encoded by the exons ATGAGCTTCACCCTACTCTTACTTTTTCTCCTGGGTATGACAG GTTGCAGGGCAGAAGATGCTCCTGAAGTACTACAGACCACAGCCGGTAGTTCAATATCCCTGCAGTGCCACTATGACCCAGAGGATGCCCGGGCCCGGAAGGTGTGGTGTCAATTCTCCCTGGTGAAATGCCAACTGCTTGTCACCTCGGCTGTGGACAGGAGAAGGCCAGGTAGTAAAAAGGCCTACCTCACCGACTTGGGTGAAGGCTTACTAGAAGTGGTGATGAATGATGTGCAGGTGGAGGATTCTGGCAAATACGGCTGCATGGTGGAGACAAGCACTGGGCTCCGTCCCCTGAACACGTTTATTCTGCAAGTATCTTCTCCAG ACTCAAGGGAGGATGAAGAGGATGATGACTATTGGAGAGAAACTTTGACTTTAGCTCCTATGGGATATCCTGCAAGCAGCCCAACCTTCAGCCCCATGGAGCCCAACAGAGAAGATTGGAG CATTCCCTTGATTTGGGGTTCTGTGCTTCTCCTGAGCCTGCTACTTGTGGCTGCTGTGGCATTGGCTGTGATAGCGGGAAGGAGAG GAGGCAAGCTGAACATTTGTGCACGATCCCAAAACAGGGAAGCACCAGCCTTG GATACCTGGACACCTGCCGAAGAGACATCAACTATACCTTATGTCAAGCTGGAGACTCCACCCTCCTTAGATGATACTACCTACACAAATCTGCCTTTAGGTCCCCCAACAGGAAAGCCACCACCTCCACCTCCTCCAACTAAATCGGAACCCAAGGTCCATTTCAGCTCTAAGCCTGTGACATATGCGACTGTTGTCTTCCCTCCAGGAGCTGAGGCTGGAGAGGTCCCCACTCAACTTGATCAAGAGCAAACTGACCTCCAGAAACAGTCTAATTCATAA
- the TREM2 gene encoding triggering receptor expressed on myeloid cells 2 isoform X2 gives MWLLSLLILLSITELSHTHNTTVLQVMEGQTLSISCPYDPVKYWGKLKSWCRQHEQEGHCQHVISARRSWLIAFLKKWNGSTAIADDALAGRLTITLKDLRTHDTGLYQCQSHQNGMTDTLRKIMVEVLEDSVGPQSSGDSWIPEESEILEKHQSPEEPNVQSSISSKFLAVGSLWVVAWHKKSQKKKPESGHRHDYQLQPLPGQDEV, from the exons ATGTGGCTGCTCAGTCTCCTCATTCTGCTCTCTATCACAG AGCTCTCCCACACCCATAATACCACAGTCCTGCAGGTCATGGAGGGCCAGACCCTGTCTATCTCTTGTCCTTATGACCCTGTGAAGTACTGGGGGAAGCTGAAGTCCTGGTGCCGGCAACATGAGCAGGAAGGGCATTGCCAACATGTGATCAGTGCTCGCCGTTCCTGGCTGATAGCCTTCTTAAAGAAGTGGAACGGGAGCACAGCCATCGCTGATGATGCCCTGGCTGGCAGGCTGACCATTACCCTGAAAGACCTCCGTACCCACGACACTGGACTCTATCAGTGCCAGAGCCACCAGAATGGAATGACAGACACCCTGAGGAAGATAATGGTGGAGGTGCTTGAGG ATTCCGTTGGACCCCAAAGCTCAGGAGATTCCTGGATCCCTGAAGAGTCTGAGATCTTGGAGAAGCACCAGAGCCCTGAGGAACCCAATGTCCAATCCAGCATCTCCAG CAAATTCCTGGCTGTGGGATCCCTCTGGGTCGTAGCTTGGCACAAGAAGAGCCAGAAGAAGAAACCAGAGAGTGGACACAGGCATGATTACCAGCTCCAGCCCCTACCAG GGCAAGATGAAGTCTGA
- the TREM2 gene encoding triggering receptor expressed on myeloid cells 2 isoform X1, which translates to MWLLSLLILLSITELSHTHNTTVLQVMEGQTLSISCPYDPVKYWGKLKSWCRQHEQEGHCQHVISARRSWLIAFLKKWNGSTAIADDALAGRLTITLKDLRTHDTGLYQCQSHQNGMTDTLRKIMVEVLEDSVGPQSSGDSWIPEESEILEKHQSPEEPNVQSSISRDLSETRHPLSPTIFFFLVAGLLLSKFLAVGSLWVVAWHKKSQKKKPESGHRHDYQLQPLPGQDEV; encoded by the exons ATGTGGCTGCTCAGTCTCCTCATTCTGCTCTCTATCACAG AGCTCTCCCACACCCATAATACCACAGTCCTGCAGGTCATGGAGGGCCAGACCCTGTCTATCTCTTGTCCTTATGACCCTGTGAAGTACTGGGGGAAGCTGAAGTCCTGGTGCCGGCAACATGAGCAGGAAGGGCATTGCCAACATGTGATCAGTGCTCGCCGTTCCTGGCTGATAGCCTTCTTAAAGAAGTGGAACGGGAGCACAGCCATCGCTGATGATGCCCTGGCTGGCAGGCTGACCATTACCCTGAAAGACCTCCGTACCCACGACACTGGACTCTATCAGTGCCAGAGCCACCAGAATGGAATGACAGACACCCTGAGGAAGATAATGGTGGAGGTGCTTGAGG ATTCCGTTGGACCCCAAAGCTCAGGAGATTCCTGGATCCCTGAAGAGTCTGAGATCTTGGAGAAGCACCAGAGCCCTGAGGAACCCAATGTCCAATCCAGCATCTCCAG GGATCTCTCGGAAACTAGGCACCCACTCTCCCCAACTATCTTCTTCTTCCTGGTTGCTGGACTCTTGCTTAGCAAATTCCTGGCTGTGGGATCCCTCTGGGTCGTAGCTTGGCACAAGAAGAGCCAGAAGAAGAAACCAGAGAGTGGACACAGGCATGATTACCAGCTCCAGCCCCTACCAG GGCAAGATGAAGTCTGA